The following is a genomic window from Desulfuromonas sp..
GATCTTTCCCAGCAGCGGTTCCAGGTCGAGGTGACGCTCCAGGTGGTCGGCCAAGCGGTCGAGTTCCTCCTCGATGGCGGGGCCCTGGTCGGCTTCACCGGGCCCGAGGCCGCGCCGGGAGCGCAGAGCGTCGAGCAGGGCCCTGCGGAGGGCGGGATCGTCGAACAGGCCATGCAGGTAGGTTCCCCAGACCCGCCCGTCGCCGGAGACGGCCCCGTCCTCCCCCTCGGTCAGGCTCAGCAGGGGCCGGGATGAGGGCCCGCGAGCGGTCTCCCCCATGTGGATCTCGTAGCCGGTCGCCTTCCCGGCCAGCCCCGCCGCACCGGCCGCGGGCAGAAACGCCCCCGCCGCCTGGCGGGTCTGCTTGGCCGGGCAGAGCACGGTCTCGACGTCGAGCAGGCCGAGCCCCTCGGCCCCGGCGAGGCTCGATTCCACCCCCTGGGGATCGGCGACCCGGCGCCCGAGCATCTGGTAGCCGCCGCAGATCCCGGCGACCCGCCCCCCCGCGGCGTGGTAGTCGCCGATGGCCTTCGCGAAGCCGCTCCGGCGCAGGAACTCCAGATCGGGCAGGGTGCTTTTGGTCCCGGGGAGAATCAGCAGGTCGAGGCCCGCCACCCCGGCCGGATCATCGAGGTAGGCCAGTTCCACATCGGCTTCGTGTTCGAGGGGGTCGAAGTCGGTGTAGTTGGAGATCCGGGGCAGGCGCACCACGCCGATGCGCAGCTGTCCCTTCCCGGCGGCCTTTCCCTTGCGGGCCAGGCCGAGGGAGTCCTCCTCGGGCAGGTGCAGGTCGAGCCACGGAACGACCCCCAGCACCGGCACCCCGGTGCGGGCCTCCACCTCTTCGATGCCGGGCGTCAGCAGGGAGGGGTCGCCGCGGAACTTGTTGATCACCACCCCGGCGACCAGCTTCCGCTCGGCGGGAGAGAGCAGTTCGAGGGTGCCGACGACGGCGGCGAAGACCCCGCCCCGATCGATGTCGGCCACCAACAGAACCGGCGCTTCGGCCATCTCCGCGGCCCGGAGGTTGACGATGTCGTGGGCCCGCAGGTTGATCTCGGCGATGCTTCCGGCCCCCTCCAGGACGACCATGTCGTGGGCGGAGGCCAGGCGCCCGTAGGATTCCTCCACCCGCGTCCAGGCGGTCTCCTTGTAGGCGTGGTACTCAGCGACGGTCATGTTCCCCACCGGGCGTCCCTGGACGACCACCTGGGAGCCGGTCTCCGAGTTGGGCTTGAGGAGCACCGGGTTCATGTCGGTGTGAGGGGCGATGCCGCAGGCCGCGGCCTGGAGGGCCTGGGCCCGGCCGATCTCTCCCCCCTCGGGGGTCACCGCCGAGTTGAGGGCCATGTTCTGCGCCTTGAAGGGGGCGACAGACAGCCCCCGCCGGCAAAGGATCCGGCAGAACCCTGCGGCGAGAACGCTCTTGCCGACGTCCGAGCCGGTGCCGCCGACGAAGAGGGCCCGGGGGGACGCAGGGACGGGTGACGAGGCTCGGGGCTCGAGGTCCTCCGATTTCCCCTGGTCCTTTAACCTTTTTCCTTGAACTCCGTATTTCCCGGCATAGCCGCGCGGCGTCACCATCCTCCCGAAGCCGTCGACGCCGGTGGAGGCGTTGCCGACGATGACGATGGAGAACATGTCAACCTCCTGCTCCGGAAGGCCCGCCAGGTCGGTGACGACGACGGACTCCCCGGGCCGGCAGGCGTTGCGGACGATCCCAACCGGGGTCTCGGGGGAACGGGAGCGCAGGAGGATCTGCCGGGCCTCCTCGAGCTGGGTGACCCGCCCCCGGCTCCGGGGGTTGTAGAGAGCGACCACGAAATCGGCGGAGGCCGCGGCGATCAGCCGGCGGCGGATGAGGGCCCAGGGGGTGAGAAGATCGGAGAGGGAGACGACGGCGAAGTCGTGCATCAGCGGCGCCCCGAGGCGGGCGGCGGCGGCCTGCACAGCGGAGACGCCGGGGACGATCTCCACCTCCACGAGGGCGTTGCCGAGGAGTTCCAGGACCAGGCCGGCCATGCCGTAGATGCCGGCGTCCCCGGAGGAGACGAGGGCCACGGTCCTCCCCCCGGCGGCCAGCTCGATCGCCTGGCGGCAGCGGGCCACCTCCTGCTTCATGCCGCTGGCGTGGACCTCCTTGCCCTCCAGCAGGGGGGCGATCAGGTCGACGTAGGTGCGGTAGCCGACGACCGCGTCGGAGGCTTCGATGGCCTTTGAGGCGGCGGGAGTGATATGTTCGGGGCCGCCGGGGCCGATGCCGACGACGTAGAGTTTGTTTTTCATGGGATGGGAGAACCTGTCTTGAGTATCGTTGCGCGCTGCGCCCGGGGTTTGGTGTCCTAGTGCGTCGGAGACGGGGTGAGGCACCTGGTGAACGGCGAGCCAACACCCTGAAAAGCGGCGGGTCGCGTCCCGCCGGACGCCTTCCTTTTTGTCCGAGCCAACAAAAAGGAAGCAAAAAATGGCTTCCCCTGCGGGGGGCATTTCCGTCGCGGCGGTTCAGCATCCGCTTCGACCATTGAGCCGGTTATTGGGGCCGCCGCTCCGTGGCGAGGATTGCGTACCCGGCCGGCACAGCAAAGATCCCGTCCCGCCGGCCGGTCATTTCCTGACTTGACGAGGACCAATCCCCCCTCATCCGGCCTCCGGCCACCTTCTCCCTCAGGGAGAAGGAACGAGCGGAAGATCGGTTTTCAGATCACCGGTTACGGATCACCCGTCACGGACGTTCCGCCACCGCCACGGTCACATTCCCCCTCTTCACCTTCGGAAGCAGAAACGGACCGCCGCCGGAGGCGAGGATGGCGGCGGGCTCGCTGACCCCTCGGGCGCCGACGGCCGCCAGGGCGTGGGGGGAGTCGGCGCTCGGGGCCTCGACCCGGTTCAGCTCTTCGGCGGAATAGAAGGCGAGGGGCAGACCGTGGGCCTCGGCGAAGCGAAGGAGGCCCGCCTCATCCCTCTTGGCCTCGACCGTGGCGAGGCAGGCGATGCTGCGGGGCGAGAGGCCGGCTCTTTCCAGCTCGGAGAAGACCGTCTTTTCGATCTCTTCGGCGCTGGTCCCCCGGTTGCAGCCGATCCCCACCGCCAGGTTTCGCGGCCGCAGGAAGAGGACGTTATCCGCCCCCTCTCCTTCGGATCGGAGATGGTGGGTGACGAGGACCTTGCCCTCCGCGTCCCCGCGAAGCGCCTCTTCGACAGTCGCGATTCGCCGGACCCCGGCGACCCCCTCGTACCGGTAGCCGAGCAGGCCGCCTTCGTCGGCCAGGAGGATCTTTCCCCCCTCCAGCAGCAGCCGGTTGAGGGTGCGGATGGCGGCCAGGGGCTCGATCGTCATCCCCTCCTGTCGGGCGACCTCGTCCCAGGCGGGAAGACCGTTGACGTCGGTGGCGGTCGTCACGACCGCCTGCCCCCCGGAAAGGGCGGCCAGCTGCCGGGCGAGGGCGTTGGCGCCGCCGAGGTGCCCCGAGAGGAGGCTGACGGCGAAGGCGCCCCTCTCGTCCATGACCACCACCGCCGGGTCGACCGACTTCCCCTGCAGATGGGGGGCGAGAAGGCGCACCGCGATCCCCGCCGCCATGACGCAGACCAACGGTCGGCCCTCGGCGAAGAGCCGCGGCAGCACCTCCGCCAGCGGCTCCCGGAAGTACCGGCAACGGTCATCCTGCCGGAAGCGCTCCGGGAGGTGTACCTCGGCGCCGGGGAGGGACCCGTCCAGGCGCCGGGCCAGGGCGGCCCCGCCGGGGGTGATGGCAATGATGGCGATGTTCATAAGGAAACTGTTTTTCAGGTCCTGATCCGGAAACCGTGGCAGAAATCGGGATCGTAGAGCTTCGACTTCTCCGGGACCCCGCCGGTTCGGGCGGAGAGGACTTCGCCGACGATGATCAGGGCCTGGCGGACGATCCCCGCCCCGGCCACCTTGCCGGCGATGTCACCCAGGGTCCCCTCGACGACCCGCTCGTCCTCCCAGCTGGCCCGGCTGACCACCGCCGCCGGGGTCTTGGCGGTGAACATCCCCCCGGCGAGGAATTCCTCGACCACCCTCTCCAGCTTGTCGACGGAGAGATAGAGGCAGGTCGTGGCCCCGAGGGCGGCGATGCGGCAGAGGCGCTCCTTCTCGGGCACCGGGGTGCGCCCCTCGATCCGGGTCAGAACGACGGTCTGGGAGACGCCGGGCAGGGTCAGCTCCTGCTTCAGGCTGGCCGCCGCCGCGAAGGCCGCCGTCACCCCCGGCACGACCTCGCAGGAGATGCCGAGGCCATCGAGGGCCTCCATCTGCTCCTGGATCGCCCCGTAGACCGAGGGGTCCCCCGTGTGCAGGCGCACCACCCGTTTGCCGGCAGCCACCCCCTCGGCCATCAGGCTCAGCACCTCGTCGAGGTTCAAGGGGGCGCTGTCGTGGGCCTCGGCCCCGGCCTTGAGCTCGGAGAGGAGGGCGCGGTTCACCAGGGAGCCGGCGTAGACCACCAGGTCCGCTCTCTGCAGGGTTTTCAGCCCCTTGACGGTGATCAACTCCGGGTCGCCGGGGCCCGCCCCGACGAAAACGACCTTACCCTGCATGTTCAATTCCGTTCCTTGCTGTTAGCTCCCGCCGTTGGAGAAGGCCGTGGCGGAGGGCATGGGGGACGCCCCGTGGAAACCTACTTTTTGACAATCACCATCGACAGGTAATCGAGGTCCCCCTCACCCACCCCGTCCAGGTTGGAGAAGACCGCCTCGCCGGCCAGCCCGACCCGCTTGACGTACACAGCTTTTTCCTTCAGGCCGAGTTCGGCCAGCAGGTCGCGGATGCGCCGAAAGACCCGGTGCACCTTCATCAGGACGACGGTGTCGAAGTCCTCCAGGGCCCGTCTCAGCCCGCCCTCTTCGTAGGTCGCCGGCAGGACCGCGAGGCGCTCGTCGTTCAGCCCCAGGGGCAGCCCCGAAAGGGCCGAGGCGGCGTTGATGGAGGAGACCCCGGAGACGACCTCGACGGGAATCCGGGGGAACTCGTCCTTCAGGTGCCGGTAGAGATAGAGGAAGGTGGAGTAGAGAAAGGGATCGCCGATGGTGACGAAGGCGACGTTTTTCCCCGCGGCGACGAAACCGGCCACCTCCCGGGCCGAGGCGGCCCAGCTCTCCTCGAGCCCCGCCTGGTCCCGCTTCATGGGATAGACCTGGGTGACGAGTTTCTGGCGCGCGGGGTCGACGAACTCCTCGACGATGGCCCGGGCGATGGAGGAGTCCGAGCGGTCCCCCACCGGGGCCACGACAACGTCGGCCTCCCGGATCATCCGGACCCCCTTGAGGGTGATCAGTTCGGGGTCGCCGGGGCCGACCCCGACAGCAACAACACGAGCGTTCATATAAAATCCTTAGCCGTAAGCTTCCAGCTTATAGCTTCCAGCTTATAGCTTATAGCTTATAGCTTCCAGCTTCGCCGTTATTCCTTGACCGCGGTCACCACGAAGACGGGGTTGAAGGCCTCGAACATCTTGTAGTCGGTCAGCGGACGGGTGCGGGCGATATTGACCGTGGCCACTTCCACCTGGTAGCCGGCGTTGTCGAAAAACTCGTTGGCGGCGGTGAGGGTATCGAGGGTGACGGCGTTGAGAACTACCCGGCCGTCGGCCGGGAGCCGGGCGTCGACCGCCTGGAGGATGTCGTACAGGTTGCCGCCCGAGCCGCCGATGAAGACCCGGTCCGGGTCGGGAAGGGTCTCCAGGCAGGCCGGGGCCTCGCCCTCGACGAGGGTCACGTGCCGGGCGTTGAACTTGTTGAGGTTCCCCTTGATGTGCTCCAGGCACTGCTCGTTGCGCTCCACGGCGAAGATGCGGCCGTTGGGGAGCAGGTGGTCGGCCTCGATGCTGACCGAGCCGCTGCCGGCGCCGACGTCCCACAGGGTCATGTCGTGGCACAGGCGGAGCTTGGCCAGGCTCACCGCCCGCACCTCCTCCTTGGTGATCAGCTTCTTGATGGTGGCGAACTCGTCGTCGGGGATGCCCAGGGCCGGCACGTAACCCTCCCCGGCGGCCTCGTATTCCTTGATCAGGATCAGGACGTTGAGGGGGGCCGCCGCGATCTCCAGCAGACCCTTGACGTCGGTCTCGACGATCCGCTCGTCGTCCCCTCCCAGGTTCTCGCAGAGCCAGGCGGCGTAGCCGGAGCGGCCCCGCTCCAGCAGTTCGGCGGCGATAGCGGCGGGGGTGTTGCGCTCGTCGGTAAGGACCGCGACCTTGTCGTTGGCGACAATGCGGTCCACCGCGCCCTTGAGGCCCCGGCCATGGGCCGAGACGGAGACCGCGTCGTCCCAGGGGACCTTGATCTTTGCGAAGGCGTACTGGACGGAGCTGACATTGGGGACGAACTCGAAATCCTCGTCGGGCAGATTGCGCAGCAGATAGCGCCCGATGCCGAAGAAGAGCGGGTCTCCCGAGGCGAGGATGACGACCCGCCGATCGCTCTTTTTCAGGCGCTCGACCACCTCGCCCAGGTTGTTGCCGATGGCCACCTTCTCCCCGCCGAAGTCGGGGAAAAGCTCGAGCTGGCGCTCGCCCCCCATGAGGACCCCGGCCTGCTTGATCAGCTCCAGGGCCCGGCCGCTGAAGCCCTCCTGCCCTTCGACCCCCGCTCCGATGACGTGGACGCTTTTCATGGCTTTCCCTTCCTCTCCATGGACGCGGGCCAGAGCCCGAAACGGCCGGCGGCACCTCCGTCGTATCCCACCAGCAAAATTGCGATATCCGCCCCGGGGGCCAGGTTGCTCAGCCTCTCCAGGGCGTGCCCGGCCACCTCGTCCCCGAGGCGGGCCGATTCGCCGGACGCCTCGTAGACCTCCCGGGCAGTGTTGGCCCACTCTAGCTTTTTCGCCAGACCCTCGTCAAGGCCGCCGGCCCGGGCCCAGCCGGCCAGACGGGAGAGGTCGAGGCGGGAGAAGCGGACGTGGGTCTGGGGGTGACCGCAGGCGATCTTGACCAGCTTGGCGAACTGGGCCGCCAGGACGATTCGAGGCACCCCCTTGCGATGGCAGGCCTCGAGAGCGTAGCCGACGTGGTCCCCCATCATGACGCAGGCTTCCTCGGGCAGGTCCAGGACCTGCTGGGCACACTTCTCGCTGGTGCGCCCGGTGGACAGGACGACCGCCGGGGAACCGGCGGCAAGGGCCACGTCGATGGCCACGTCGACCGTATCGGTCCAGGCCTTGTGGGAAATCGGCTTGACCACCCCGGTGGTGCCGAGGATCGAAAGCCCTCCGACAATCCCCAATCGCTCGTTGAGAGTTCGCCGGGCGCGCTCCTCCCCGTCGGGGATGGAGACCGTCACCCGCAGGACCCGATCCGCGGGAAGGTCGTGAAAGACCGAACGGACGGCCTCGGCGATCATCTTCCGGGGCACCGGGTTGATGGCCGGCTCGCCCACGGCGACGGCGAGTCCGGGCTTGGTCACCCGACCGACGCCGCGCCCGGCCTCGATGGAGATTGCCGGGCCGCCCTCCCCCACTGCGGGAGAGGGCCGGGGCGAGGGGGAAATCCATGCCACCTCGGCATGGACCTCGACGCCGTCGGTGACGTCGGGGTCGTCCCCGGCGTCCTTGACCACATAGCAACTCGCCCGCGTCCCGTCGAAGTCCTGCCCCCCCAGGGGAAAGGTGGCGCTGAAGCCGGCAGGCAGGAACAGCTCGACGCTCCGCACCGGCCGCCCATCGCGGAGCATGCGGGCGGCCCCCAGGGCCGCCGCGGCGGCGCAGGCGCCGGTGGTGAATCCGTGGCGAAGGTTCTCCCCGGCCATCTCAGACCCGAGAGGCGACGTCCTGCACCGAAAGGAGGCGCAGGATCTCCCGGCGCGCCTCGCCGACGGTCAGGGGGATGTGGTGCAGCTTCACATGATCGCGGGTCTTGAGGATGTGCATCAGTTCGGCCACCAGGGGCAAGTGCAGCTTGGCCTTCACGATGGCCTCCGGGTCGCCGAAAACATCCTCCGGGGTGCCGGAACGCAGCATCTGGCCGCGACTGAGGATGGCGATCTTGCTCATGAACAGGGGGACCAGGTCGACCACGTGGGTCGCCATGATCATGGTGATCCCCTGCTTCTTATTGAGGTCCTCCAGCAGGTGCATCAGGGAGTGGACCCCCATCGGGTCGAGGCCCGCCGTCGGCTCGTCGAGGATGATGACCTGGGGCTCCATAGCGAGGATGCCGGCCACGCAGATGCGCTTCTTCTGACCGTGGGAGAGGGCGTGGACCGCCTTGCGGGCGAAATCCTGCATGCCGACCATGTGCAGGGCCCGGTGGACGCGCTCCTTGACCTCCCCGGGGGGAAGTCCCATGTTGGTCGGACCGAAGGCCACGTCCTCCTCTACGGTGGAAGCGAAGAGCTGGTCGTTGGGGTCCTGGAAAACGATGCCGATGCGGCTGAAGACCTCCCGGTCCTCGACCCGCTCGATCGGCTTGCCGTCGAGGAGGACCCGGCCCAGGGTCGGGCGCAGCAGGCCGTTGAGGTGCTTGATCAGGGTCGTCTTGCCGCTGCCGTTGGAGCCGAGCACGGCAAGGAACTCCCCCCGCCCGATCTCCAGATCGATGCCGTTCAGGGCGGGGGTGCCGTCCTCGTAGGTGTAGTGCAGGTTTTCGATCTTCAGCAAAACGTTTCAACCCTTCTTTATGCCGCGGAACCGTGGAAGCACACATGGCGCCTCTCTGATGTCAATACCCAAACAAAGCAGGAAGTCACCTCTGTG
Proteins encoded in this region:
- the cobI gene encoding precorrin-2 C(20)-methyltransferase, with product MNARVVAVGVGPGDPELITLKGVRMIREADVVVAPVGDRSDSSIARAIVEEFVDPARQKLVTQVYPMKRDQAGLEESWAASAREVAGFVAAGKNVAFVTIGDPFLYSTFLYLYRHLKDEFPRIPVEVVSGVSSINAASALSGLPLGLNDERLAVLPATYEEGGLRRALEDFDTVVLMKVHRVFRRIRDLLAELGLKEKAVYVKRVGLAGEAVFSNLDGVGEGDLDYLSMVIVKK
- a CDS encoding ATP-binding cassette domain-containing protein — encoded protein: MLKIENLHYTYEDGTPALNGIDLEIGRGEFLAVLGSNGSGKTTLIKHLNGLLRPTLGRVLLDGKPIERVEDREVFSRIGIVFQDPNDQLFASTVEEDVAFGPTNMGLPPGEVKERVHRALHMVGMQDFARKAVHALSHGQKKRICVAGILAMEPQVIILDEPTAGLDPMGVHSLMHLLEDLNKKQGITMIMATHVVDLVPLFMSKIAILSRGQMLRSGTPEDVFGDPEAIVKAKLHLPLVAELMHILKTRDHVKLHHIPLTVGEARREILRLLSVQDVASRV
- the cobM gene encoding precorrin-4 C(11)-methyltransferase; this translates as MQGKVVFVGAGPGDPELITVKGLKTLQRADLVVYAGSLVNRALLSELKAGAEAHDSAPLNLDEVLSLMAEGVAAGKRVVRLHTGDPSVYGAIQEQMEALDGLGISCEVVPGVTAAFAAAASLKQELTLPGVSQTVVLTRIEGRTPVPEKERLCRIAALGATTCLYLSVDKLERVVEEFLAGGMFTAKTPAAVVSRASWEDERVVEGTLGDIAGKVAGAGIVRQALIIVGEVLSARTGGVPEKSKLYDPDFCHGFRIRT
- a CDS encoding cobyric acid synthase — encoded protein: MKNKLYVVGIGPGGPEHITPAASKAIEASDAVVGYRTYVDLIAPLLEGKEVHASGMKQEVARCRQAIELAAGGRTVALVSSGDAGIYGMAGLVLELLGNALVEVEIVPGVSAVQAAAARLGAPLMHDFAVVSLSDLLTPWALIRRRLIAAASADFVVALYNPRSRGRVTQLEEARQILLRSRSPETPVGIVRNACRPGESVVVTDLAGLPEQEVDMFSIVIVGNASTGVDGFGRMVTPRGYAGKYGVQGKRLKDQGKSEDLEPRASSPVPASPRALFVGGTGSDVGKSVLAAGFCRILCRRGLSVAPFKAQNMALNSAVTPEGGEIGRAQALQAAACGIAPHTDMNPVLLKPNSETGSQVVVQGRPVGNMTVAEYHAYKETAWTRVEESYGRLASAHDMVVLEGAGSIAEINLRAHDIVNLRAAEMAEAPVLLVADIDRGGVFAAVVGTLELLSPAERKLVAGVVINKFRGDPSLLTPGIEEVEARTGVPVLGVVPWLDLHLPEEDSLGLARKGKAAGKGQLRIGVVRLPRISNYTDFDPLEHEADVELAYLDDPAGVAGLDLLILPGTKSTLPDLEFLRRSGFAKAIGDYHAAGGRVAGICGGYQMLGRRVADPQGVESSLAGAEGLGLLDVETVLCPAKQTRQAAGAFLPAAGAAGLAGKATGYEIHMGETARGPSSRPLLSLTEGEDGAVSGDGRVWGTYLHGLFDDPALRRALLDALRSRRGLGPGEADQGPAIEEELDRLADHLERHLDLEPLLGKIGRQRVDVA
- the cbiD gene encoding cobalt-precorrin-5B (C(1))-methyltransferase CbiD codes for the protein MAGENLRHGFTTGACAAAAALGAARMLRDGRPVRSVELFLPAGFSATFPLGGQDFDGTRASCYVVKDAGDDPDVTDGVEVHAEVAWISPSPRPSPAVGEGGPAISIEAGRGVGRVTKPGLAVAVGEPAINPVPRKMIAEAVRSVFHDLPADRVLRVTVSIPDGEERARRTLNERLGIVGGLSILGTTGVVKPISHKAWTDTVDVAIDVALAAGSPAVVLSTGRTSEKCAQQVLDLPEEACVMMGDHVGYALEACHRKGVPRIVLAAQFAKLVKIACGHPQTHVRFSRLDLSRLAGWARAGGLDEGLAKKLEWANTAREVYEASGESARLGDEVAGHALERLSNLAPGADIAILLVGYDGGAAGRFGLWPASMERKGKP
- a CDS encoding cobalt-precorrin 5A hydrolase, with amino-acid sequence MNIAIIAITPGGAALARRLDGSLPGAEVHLPERFRQDDRCRYFREPLAEVLPRLFAEGRPLVCVMAAGIAVRLLAPHLQGKSVDPAVVVMDERGAFAVSLLSGHLGGANALARQLAALSGGQAVVTTATDVNGLPAWDEVARQEGMTIEPLAAIRTLNRLLLEGGKILLADEGGLLGYRYEGVAGVRRIATVEEALRGDAEGKVLVTHHLRSEGEGADNVLFLRPRNLAVGIGCNRGTSAEEIEKTVFSELERAGLSPRSIACLATVEAKRDEAGLLRFAEAHGLPLAFYSAEELNRVEAPSADSPHALAAVGARGVSEPAAILASGGGPFLLPKVKRGNVTVAVAERP
- the cbiE gene encoding precorrin-6y C5,15-methyltransferase (decarboxylating) subunit CbiE, with translation MKSVHVIGAGVEGQEGFSGRALELIKQAGVLMGGERQLELFPDFGGEKVAIGNNLGEVVERLKKSDRRVVILASGDPLFFGIGRYLLRNLPDEDFEFVPNVSSVQYAFAKIKVPWDDAVSVSAHGRGLKGAVDRIVANDKVAVLTDERNTPAAIAAELLERGRSGYAAWLCENLGGDDERIVETDVKGLLEIAAAPLNVLILIKEYEAAGEGYVPALGIPDDEFATIKKLITKEEVRAVSLAKLRLCHDMTLWDVGAGSGSVSIEADHLLPNGRIFAVERNEQCLEHIKGNLNKFNARHVTLVEGEAPACLETLPDPDRVFIGGSGGNLYDILQAVDARLPADGRVVLNAVTLDTLTAANEFFDNAGYQVEVATVNIARTRPLTDYKMFEAFNPVFVVTAVKE